From a single Eleginops maclovinus isolate JMC-PN-2008 ecotype Puerto Natales chromosome 18, JC_Emac_rtc_rv5, whole genome shotgun sequence genomic region:
- the LOC134880765 gene encoding F-box only protein 40 isoform X2, producing MVKSKTITVDHHRHCEKCYDVHCQFPAMICISCKVIECRKNCSAIFHMCKEEEHKLLCSNEMVPCLNVNYGCPLTMLRHRLAKHLEVCPASVVCCSQEWNRWPVSENDLAFYRNVSENHQTERNLDVAMAFRDQELLFRSIKMKNVFPELMEENGAYQNVQTGINNPADEATCSSDSCGFQEIGWRTEEELSQEELNALAKSGEVDGVQNYSSWEKMFNKEQGGCKQTVKNVNKSKEKGSAKEKHKSSHCQVKTRDSHPSQEIACASQSMEGSTGFAPWQDGILERLGRELTLAEFNRYLVHNGAMLISFGQLPACTPREKDFVYGKLEPIEVKTVRTFNVPTSYRPKRNYLRDSKQKVKINVCVDTADLGVSVKDLPKCDEISATLLQSLEKELKGHLISQSAGSDGFYVDIGTQTYNFASSPFKPDATLADVVADKPPSLCVQVNAESVTRRHNKASSAFTYICGHFFRRDEYGSHFRNVHSDIQASISGWFQQRCPLAYLGCTFTQTRFQPAGLQATVKFCQDVSAFVLQPEDPTLLCEDGNTFSRQRNASHNQDPLSILPLEILQLIAGYLDSFTLSQLSQVSHLMRGVCATLLQERGMVSLKWKKKTYSHGGSSWRCRKKVWEFSSLFSSVDRWSFSNNPSMSDHLKTCAFYQREEHTEPVALVCLGESCVESIV from the exons ATG GTGAAGAGCAAAACAATAACAGTAGATCATCATAGACATTGTGAAAAGTGCTATGATGTCCACTGTCAATTCCCGGCGATGATCTGTATCTCATGCAAGGTTATTGAGTGTCGTAAAAACTGCTCCGCCATCTTCCATATGTGCAAGGAAGAGGAGCACAAGCTCCTATGTTCAAATGAGATGGTCCCTTGCCTCAACGTCAACTATGGCTGTCCTCTTACCATGCTGCGCCACAGGCTAGCCAAACACCTGGAGGTATGTCCTGCCAGCGTGGTCTGCTGCTCTCAGGAGTGGAACCGCTGGCCTGTTTCAGAAAATGATCTGGCCTTCTacagaaatgtttcagaaaacCATCAAACTGAGAGGAACCTTGATGTTGCTATGGCCTTCAGGGACCAAGAGCTGCTGTTTCGATCCATCAAAATGAAGAATGTTTTTCCTGAGTTGATGGAGGAGAATGGTGCATATCAGAATGTTCAAACTGGGATCAACAATCCTGCTGATGAAGCTACGTGCTCTTCAGATAGTTGTGGTTTCCAGGAAATTGgctggaggacagaggaagaaCTGAGCCAAGAGGAGTTGAATGCTTTGGCAAAGAGCGGAGAGGTGGATGGTGTTCAGAACTACAGTTCCTGGGAGAAAATGTTCAACAAGGAGCAGGGGGGATGCAAGCAAACTGTCAAAAACGTGaacaaaagtaaagaaaagggAAGCGCAAAGGAAAAGCATAAATCCTCACACTGTCAGGTGAAGACAAGAGACTCACACCCGAGTCAAGAAATCGCGTGTGCCTCTCAAAGCATGGAGGGTTCAACTGGCTTTGCGCCATGGCAAGATGGGATCCTTGAAAGGTTAGGCAGAGAACTCACCCTTGCTGAATTTAATAGGTACCTGGTGCACAATGGGGCAATGTTGATCAGCTTTGGTCAACTCCCTGCTTGCACCCCACGAGAAAAGGATTTTGTTTATGGGAAATTGGAGCCCATCGAGGTTAAAACCGTCCGCACATTTAATGTTCCTACCAGCTATCGACCAAAGCGTAATTATCTGAGGGACTCCAAACAGAAGGTGAAGATCAATGTCTGTGTTGACACGGCAGATTTAGGCGTGTCAGTCAAGGATCTTCCGAAGTGTGATGAGATTAGCGCCACACTCTTGCAATCCCTGGAAAAGGAATTGAAAGGACATTTAATATCACAGAGTGCAGGGAGTGACGGCTTTTACGTTGATATAGGAACACAAACGTATAACTTTGCCTCTTCCCCCTTTAAACCGGATGCAACGTTAGCTGACGTCGTCGCAGACAAACCTCCCAGTCTCTGTGTACAAGTCAATGCAGAATCTGTCACTAGAAGACACAACAAAGCAAGTTCAGCCTTCACCTACATTTGTGGCCACTTCTTTCGACGTGATGAATACGGCTCTCACTTTAGGAATGTGCACTCCGACATACAGGCCTCTATAAGTGGTTGGTTCCAACAACGCTGCCCCCTAGCATACCTCGGCTGCACTTTCACCCAGACCAGGTTTCAACCTGCGGGTCTTCAAGCTACAGTTAAATTCTGTCAAGATGTCAGTGCCTTTGTCCTCCAGCCAGAGGACCCTACATTGCTCTGTGAAGATGGGAACACCTTCAGCCGTCAGAGGAATGCTTCACATAATCAGGATCCCCTGAGCATCCTGCCTCTGGAGATCCTTCAGCTCATTGCTGGTTACCTTGACAGTTTTACATTATCTCAGCTGTCCCAGGTCTCCCATCTGATGAGAGGGGTGTGTGCCACATTGTTGCAGGAGAGGGGGATGGTCTCACTTAAGTGGAAGAAAAAGACATATTCCCATGGGGGAAGCTCCTGGAGATGTCGAAAGAAA GTTTGGGAGTTTAgttctctgttttcttctgtggaCAGATGGAGCTTCAGCAACAATCCCTCCATGTCAGATCACCTGAAAACCTGCGCCTTTTaccagagagaggagcacacTGAGCCGGTGGCTTTAGTTTGCCTGGGAGAG TCTTGTGTTGAAAGCATTGTTTAG
- the LOC134880765 gene encoding F-box only protein 40 isoform X1: MVKSKTITVDHHRHCEKCYDVHCQFPAMICISCKVIECRKNCSAIFHMCKEEEHKLLCSNEMVPCLNVNYGCPLTMLRHRLAKHLEVCPASVVCCSQEWNRWPVSENDLAFYRNVSENHQTERNLDVAMAFRDQELLFRSIKMKNVFPELMEENGAYQNVQTGINNPADEATCSSDSCGFQEIGWRTEEELSQEELNALAKSGEVDGVQNYSSWEKMFNKEQGGCKQTVKNVNKSKEKGSAKEKHKSSHCQVKTRDSHPSQEIACASQSMEGSTGFAPWQDGILERLGRELTLAEFNRYLVHNGAMLISFGQLPACTPREKDFVYGKLEPIEVKTVRTFNVPTSYRPKRNYLRDSKQKVKINVCVDTADLGVSVKDLPKCDEISATLLQSLEKELKGHLISQSAGSDGFYVDIGTQTYNFASSPFKPDATLADVVADKPPSLCVQVNAESVTRRHNKASSAFTYICGHFFRRDEYGSHFRNVHSDIQASISGWFQQRCPLAYLGCTFTQTRFQPAGLQATVKFCQDVSAFVLQPEDPTLLCEDGNTFSRQRNASHNQDPLSILPLEILQLIAGYLDSFTLSQLSQVSHLMRGVCATLLQERGMVSLKWKKKTYSHGGSSWRCRKKVWEFSSLFSSVDRWSFSNNPSMSDHLKTCAFYQREEHTEPVALVCLGEVRDKHGEAKHKI, encoded by the exons ATG GTGAAGAGCAAAACAATAACAGTAGATCATCATAGACATTGTGAAAAGTGCTATGATGTCCACTGTCAATTCCCGGCGATGATCTGTATCTCATGCAAGGTTATTGAGTGTCGTAAAAACTGCTCCGCCATCTTCCATATGTGCAAGGAAGAGGAGCACAAGCTCCTATGTTCAAATGAGATGGTCCCTTGCCTCAACGTCAACTATGGCTGTCCTCTTACCATGCTGCGCCACAGGCTAGCCAAACACCTGGAGGTATGTCCTGCCAGCGTGGTCTGCTGCTCTCAGGAGTGGAACCGCTGGCCTGTTTCAGAAAATGATCTGGCCTTCTacagaaatgtttcagaaaacCATCAAACTGAGAGGAACCTTGATGTTGCTATGGCCTTCAGGGACCAAGAGCTGCTGTTTCGATCCATCAAAATGAAGAATGTTTTTCCTGAGTTGATGGAGGAGAATGGTGCATATCAGAATGTTCAAACTGGGATCAACAATCCTGCTGATGAAGCTACGTGCTCTTCAGATAGTTGTGGTTTCCAGGAAATTGgctggaggacagaggaagaaCTGAGCCAAGAGGAGTTGAATGCTTTGGCAAAGAGCGGAGAGGTGGATGGTGTTCAGAACTACAGTTCCTGGGAGAAAATGTTCAACAAGGAGCAGGGGGGATGCAAGCAAACTGTCAAAAACGTGaacaaaagtaaagaaaagggAAGCGCAAAGGAAAAGCATAAATCCTCACACTGTCAGGTGAAGACAAGAGACTCACACCCGAGTCAAGAAATCGCGTGTGCCTCTCAAAGCATGGAGGGTTCAACTGGCTTTGCGCCATGGCAAGATGGGATCCTTGAAAGGTTAGGCAGAGAACTCACCCTTGCTGAATTTAATAGGTACCTGGTGCACAATGGGGCAATGTTGATCAGCTTTGGTCAACTCCCTGCTTGCACCCCACGAGAAAAGGATTTTGTTTATGGGAAATTGGAGCCCATCGAGGTTAAAACCGTCCGCACATTTAATGTTCCTACCAGCTATCGACCAAAGCGTAATTATCTGAGGGACTCCAAACAGAAGGTGAAGATCAATGTCTGTGTTGACACGGCAGATTTAGGCGTGTCAGTCAAGGATCTTCCGAAGTGTGATGAGATTAGCGCCACACTCTTGCAATCCCTGGAAAAGGAATTGAAAGGACATTTAATATCACAGAGTGCAGGGAGTGACGGCTTTTACGTTGATATAGGAACACAAACGTATAACTTTGCCTCTTCCCCCTTTAAACCGGATGCAACGTTAGCTGACGTCGTCGCAGACAAACCTCCCAGTCTCTGTGTACAAGTCAATGCAGAATCTGTCACTAGAAGACACAACAAAGCAAGTTCAGCCTTCACCTACATTTGTGGCCACTTCTTTCGACGTGATGAATACGGCTCTCACTTTAGGAATGTGCACTCCGACATACAGGCCTCTATAAGTGGTTGGTTCCAACAACGCTGCCCCCTAGCATACCTCGGCTGCACTTTCACCCAGACCAGGTTTCAACCTGCGGGTCTTCAAGCTACAGTTAAATTCTGTCAAGATGTCAGTGCCTTTGTCCTCCAGCCAGAGGACCCTACATTGCTCTGTGAAGATGGGAACACCTTCAGCCGTCAGAGGAATGCTTCACATAATCAGGATCCCCTGAGCATCCTGCCTCTGGAGATCCTTCAGCTCATTGCTGGTTACCTTGACAGTTTTACATTATCTCAGCTGTCCCAGGTCTCCCATCTGATGAGAGGGGTGTGTGCCACATTGTTGCAGGAGAGGGGGATGGTCTCACTTAAGTGGAAGAAAAAGACATATTCCCATGGGGGAAGCTCCTGGAGATGTCGAAAGAAA GTTTGGGAGTTTAgttctctgttttcttctgtggaCAGATGGAGCTTCAGCAACAATCCCTCCATGTCAGATCACCTGAAAACCTGCGCCTTTTaccagagagaggagcacacTGAGCCGGTGGCTTTAGTTTGCCTGGGAGAGGTCAGAGACAAGCACGGAGAAGCAAAGCATAAAATATAA
- the ttc36 gene encoding tetratricopeptide repeat protein 36, with the protein MASSHDRAVLQAIFNPTSPLGDIPGLNQEKELIDDDSGFDTELLKQVKELEMRGVSAAEAGDLQAALQVFSQAIQILPQRASAYNNRAQALRLLGNTAGALGDLDAAISLSGGTGRTSCQALVQRGLLRRLACQNDEARADFENAAALGSEFAQQQAVVLNPYAALCNKMLSEVIDKLRNPQGSETL; encoded by the exons ATGGCCTCATCACATGACAGAGCTGTACTCCAGGCTATATTCAACCCCACCAGCCCCTTAGGAGACATCCCTGGCCTGAACCAAGAGAAGGAATTAATTGATGATG ACAGTGGCTTTGACACAGAGTTGCTGAAGCAAGTGAAAGAGTTGGAGATGCGGGgtgtctctgcagcagaggCTGGGGATTTGCAAGCCGCACTTCAAGTGTTCAGCCAGGCAATCCAGATCCTGCCTCAGCGAGCCTCAGCCTACAACAACCGGGCCCAGGCCCTGCGGCTGCTGGGGAACACAGCAG gagCCCTGGGCGACCTGGACGCAGCCATCTCTCTGAGTGGCGGCACTGGGCGGACGTCCTGCCAGGCGCTGGTGCAGAGAGGCCTCCTACGTCGGTTGGCATGCCAGAATGATGAAGCCAGGGCAGATTTTGAAAATGCGGCTGCACTTGGAAGTGAATTTGCTCAACAACAGGCTGTGGTTCTCAATCCTTATGCAGCCCTGTGCAACAAAATGCTTTCAGAGGTGATTGACAAATTACGAAACCCTCAAGGTTCTGAGACGCTGTAG